Below is a genomic region from Streptomyces sp. RPA4-2.
AGCCGGGTGTCCATGACGAACGCGAACCGCTGTCCGCGCCGCACCTCGCTGACGTCGTCCAGACGGACTCCGGCCAGGGCTCCCTCGCGCTGGATCCGTCCGACGTCCGGCCCCTTGATGCCGTGCGCGGCGAGCCGCTCGGGCAGTATCCGCCGTCCGTCCGGCTCGACCAGCCGGTATCCGAAGGACTCCACGGGGTGGGAGAGCCTGCGGGCCTCCAGGGTGTACGAGGCCGTGGCCGCGAGCACGCCGTCCGTGTCGACCGGCGCCTCGGTGAGCGCGACGGTCTCGCGGTAGGCGGTGGCGTACCGCAACCGGTCGAAGAAGCTCTGACCGGAACGGGGGAAGTGCGCGGTGACCTCGTGCGGCACGCGGTCGAGGTTGACGCGCTGGATCACCCCGGCGAGCCCGAGCGAGTGGTCGCCGTGGAAGTGCGTGACGCAGATCCGGTGCAGGTCGTGCGCGGCGACCCCGGCCCGCAGCATCTGCCGCTGGGTGCCCTCGCCGGGGTCGAAGAGCAGCCCCTCCCCGTCCCAGCGCAGCAGATAGCCATTGTGGTTGCGGTGCCGGGTCGGGACCTGGCTGGCGGTGCCGAGGACCACCAGTTCACGTACGGACAAGGCCGGTCACCCCGGTGGCCACTGCATGCCGCGGCCACCGAGCAGGTGCGCGTGCGCGTGGAAGACGGTCTGTCCCGCACCGCTGCCGGTGTTGAACACGATCCGGTAGCTGTCCAGCTTCTCCTCGCCCGCGATCCCACCGGCCTCGCGCAGCACGTCCGCCGCGATCAGGGGCTCGGCGGCCGCCAGCGACGCCGCGTCCGGGTGGTGCACCTTGGGGATGACCAGGACGTGGGTGGGCGCCTGCGGGTTTATGTCGCGGAAGGCGAGGGTCGTCTCGCTCTCCCGGACGACGGTCGCCGGGATCTGTCCCGCGATGATCTTGCAGAACAGACAGTCGTCCTGCGGTTCTCCCGCCATGCGTGTCCCTCCTCGTGCCGGCCGGCCCCGGTGTCCCGGACGGCGTCGGTCCCCGCGTCCCGCACGGCGCCGACCACCGCGCCGTGCACGGCGCCGATCATTACGCCGTGCATGCTATCGGCACCTCCGTCAGCCCAGCTCCGGCAGTGACGGCGGGGTCTTCGCCGGGTTCTCCTCCAGGGCCGCCAGCGCGATCCGGATCGCCTCGTCCAGCTGGACGTCGCGGCCGGCGGCGTGGTCCTGCGGGGTCTGGACGACCTCGATGTCCGGGTCGACGCCGTAGTTCTCCACGCCCCACCCGTACCCCTCCAGCCAGAACGCGTACTTGGGCTGGGTGACAAGGGTGCCGTCGACGAGCCGGTAGCGGCTGTCGATGCCGATCACCCCGCCCCAGGTGCGCGTGCCCACCACCGGACCGATCCCGAGCGCCTTGACCGCCGCGTTGACGATGTCCCCGTCCGAGCCGGAGAACTCGTTGGCCACGGCGACGACGGGGCCGCGCGGCGCGTCCTCCGGATAGCTGTACGGCCGCATCCCGCGCGGCAGGTCCCAGCCCACGATCCGCCGGGCGAGCTTCTCGACGACCAGCTGGGAGGTGTGGCCGCCGCGGTTCTCCCGCACGTCCACGACCAGCCCCTCCCGGGCCACCTCGATCCGCAGGTCTCGGTGGAGCTGCGCCCACCCGGAGCCGACCATGTCCGGCACGTGCAGATACCCCAGCCGGCCCCCGGAGCGCTCGTGGACGTACGCCCGCCGGTCCGCGACCCACGCGTGGTAGCGCAGCGCCTCCTCGTCGGCGAGCGGGACGACCACCGCGTGCCGGGGGTCACCGCCGCCGGACGGGGAGACCGTCAGCTCGACCGGCTTGCCCGCCGTGCCCACCAGCAGCGGCCCGGGACCGGCCACCGGGTCCACCGGCTGCCCGCCGACCTGGACGATCGCGTCCCCGGCCCGCACCGCGACCCCGGGCGCGGCGAGCGGTGCCCGCGCGTCGGGGTCGGAGGTCTCCGAGGGGAGGATCCGGTCGATACGCCAACTGCCGTCCTCGTGACGGGAGATGTCCGCCCCGAGCAGTCCCTGCGCCCGGTCGCCGCCGCTCCAGCCGCCGCGCGGGATCACATACGCGTGCGAGGTGCCCAGCTCGCCCTGCACCTCCCAGAGCAGGTCCACCAGGTCGTCGTGGGTGGCGATCCGGTCGAGGAGCGGGCGGTAGCGGTCGAGTACGTCCCCCCAGTCGGCCCCGCCCAGATCGGGCCGCCAGAAGTTGTCCCGCATCAGGCGGCCCGTCTCGTCGTACATCTGGCGCCACTCGGCGGCCGGGTCGACCGTCTGACGGATCCGCGAGAGGTCGACGGTGATGTTGGTGTCGCTCTCGTCGTCGTTCGAGGCGCGCCGGTCGCTGGGGACGAGCTTGAGCTTGCCGTCGGTCCACAGCAGGACCCGCTTGCCGTCGCCGGTGACGGCGAAGTGGTCGGCGTCCGCGGCGAGATGCTCGATGCGGTGCTGGGCCAGGTCGTACCGCTCCAGCTCGGTCTTCGGGTCCGGGTCGTCCGGGGTGGCGCGGGAGGCGCCGAGCACACCGCGGACCGGGTGGCGCAGCCACAGCAGCCCGTCCTTGGCGGCCCGCAGCGTCGAGTAGCGGGCGGCCTCGACGGGGAACGGGACGATCCGGTCGCCGAGCCCTTCGAGGTCGATCCGGGTCGCGGGGGTGCCCTCGCTGTCGGGCGTCTCGGCCCCGCGGCTCTCGGGGGCCTCGAAGGCACGGCCGTGCCGCTGCGGTCCGAAGGGGGAGGGGGTGGTCGCGGCCAGCGTGATCAGGTACGGGCGGGATCCCTCCACGAACGCCAGGTCGAAGACGTGTTCGTCGTAGACCGGGTCGAAGGAGCGCGCGGAGAGGAAGGCGAGGTGCTTGCCGTCGAGGGTGAACGCGGGCGCGTAGTCACGGAAGCGCAGCGGCGTCGCCTCGGTGACCGACAGGTCCGCGGTGTTCGCCAGTTTCAGCTGGCGCAGCGGACGCGGGCCGGGGTGCGACCAGGCGAGCCACGCCGAGTCCGGCGAGAAGACCAGCCCGCTGACGTCCCCGTCGGTGCTGCGGTCGACCTCGCGCACCTCGCCGGTCTCCCGCTCGACGAGCAGCACCCGTCCGTCGTGCGAGGCGACGGCGGCGCGGCTGCCGTCGGGTGCCATGGCGAGCCCGAGGACGCGGCCGAGCTGCCCGGCGGCGAGCCGGCGCGGGGTCGCTCCGGGGGCGGTCCCGGTCGCCGGGGCGAACTCCAGCGCGTCGTCGCCCGCCGCGTCGGTCACCCACACGACGTGCTCCTCGCCGTCCACCCGGAAGGTGCGCGGCAGCCGGGCGCGCACGCCGGGCCGGGTGGCGAGCGCGCGGGCCGGACCCGAGCGGTGGGTGATCCAGTGGACGGAGCCGCGCACGGAGACCGCGCTGCCGCGTCCGGTGTGGTCGGGCGCGGCGGCCGAGAACCAGCGGGACGCGCTGACGGGGTGCGGCTGCTGGTCGACGCGCTGTCCGCCGAGCCGGATGTCGAGCCTGCGCGGCTCGGCGCCGTCCAGGTCGTCGAGCAGCCACAGTTCACCGGCGGACGCGTAGACGACCCGGGTGCCGTCGGTCGCCGCGTGCCGGGCGTAAAAACCGTCGAGGGGCGTGTGGCGGCGCAGGTCGGAGCCGTCGGCGAGGGACGAGTAGAGGGCCCCGACCCCTTCGTGGTCGGACAGGAACGCGAGCCGCTCCCCTGCCCACAGGGGGTATTCGAGGTTCCCGTCCAGATCCTCGTGCAGGCGTACGAACTCGCCGTCGCCCTCGCGGTCGATCCACAGCTTGCCCGCCGTGCCGCCGCGGTACCGCTTCCACCAGGCGGCCTCGCGTCCCATCGGGGCGGACAGGAGGAGCACGCCCGGCCCGCCGTGCGCGACGTCGCCGACCGGCCCGTAGGGAAGGGTGGTGGCGGGACCGCCGTCGAGCGGGACGGCCCGCGCCCAGCTGCGCCGCAGGCTCGCCTGGCCCTGGGCGCTGAGGGCGAGCACGTGGCCGTCCGGGGTCCAGCCGCGCACCTGGGTCCGCGGATTGCCCCAGTACGTGAGCCGTCTGGCCGCTCCGCCCTCCAGCGGGGCCACGTGCACCTCGGGCGCGCCGTCCCGGGTGGAGGTCCAGGCGACGCTCTCACCGTCGGGCGAGATACGTGGGTGGTTCACCGGGACGTTGTCGGCGCTGACCCGCCAGGCACGGCCGCCGCCGTCGAGGGGAGCGACCCAGACGTCGTCCTCGGCGGTGAACGCGACCAGATCGCCACGCAGATGCGGGAAACGGAGGTAGCCGGATGATACGGACGATGCAGACTGTGTCACCCGATCACCCTATGCAGCGACAGCTCACCCGGAAAGGGGTTTGGATCACTTGCCCCGGCGGGCGGGCGGCAGGTACGCCGGTGCGCCTCAGTTGCGCAGGAGCAGCCACTCCTGAAGCTCCACGAGGTTGCCCTCCGGGTCCTTGAGATGGGCCACGCGCATGCGGTCGGTCATCGGAGCGGGGCCGTGGGCGATGACGCCGCCGCGCGAGACGACACCGGCGCAGTAGGCGTCGAGGTCGTCGACGCGCAGGACGACCAGGGAGCGGTGTCCCGTCGCCGAATCGCCCAGCTCACCGAGGATCCGGGCCATCATGGCGCGGTCCTGGAGGGCGATGCCCGCGGAGCCGGTGGCGGCGCTGAACTTCTCGTACGGTCCCTCGGCCGCCCCCGACTGGGGCTTGAGGCCGAGGACTTCGGCGTAGAAGCGGTAACAGGCCGGGAAGTCGGCGACGAGCAGCCGTACCTGGGCGAGTTCCAACGCATCCCCCGTGGGTGTTCGTTCAGGACCAGCGGCCGGTGCGCCCCAGCAGCAGCGCGGTCGCCGCGGTCCCTGCGGTCGACGTACGCAGCACGCTACGCCCCAGCCGGTACGCCTTCGCACCCGCCTGCGCGAAGAGGTCCAACTCCTCGGGCGAGACGCCCCCTTCGGGCCCCACGACCAGCACGATCCTTCCGGACGAGGGCAGTTCGGCCGTGGCGAGCGGCTCGCTGCCGTACTCCCGGTCCTCGTGCAGCACCGCCGCGAAGTCCGCTTCGGCCAGAAGTGCGGCGACCTGCTTGGTCGTCGCCGCGTCCGCGACCTCGGGGAAGCGCACCCGACGGGACTGTTTGCCGGCCTCGCGCGCCGTCGCCCGCCACTTGGCGAGCGCCTTCAGACCCCGGTCGCCCCTCCACTGGGTGATGCAGCGCGAGGCGGCCCAGGGGACGATCGCGTCCACCCCGGTCTCGGTCATGGTCTCGACGGCCAGCTCACCCCGGTCGCCCTTGGGCAGGGCCTGGACGACGGTGATCCAAGGGGACTGGGGAGGTTCCTCGGCGAAGGAGTCGATGCGCACGGTCAGCCGGTCCTTGCCCTCGGCGTCGACGACGACGCCCTGCGCCCAGCGCCCGGCACCGTCGGTGAGGACGACCTCCTCGCCGGACCGCAGCCGTTTCACGGAGACGGCGTGCCGGCCCTCGGGACCGTCGAGGACATAACGCCCCGCACTGTCCGCGTCGAAGTGGTCGACCACGAACACCGGTGCCGTCATCGCTCCGTACCCCCCGCTCCGCCCGCACCGCCGGGCAGGGACAACGCTGTCCTCGCCGCGTCCAGCTCGGCGCACAGCACCTCCACCAGCTGTCCCGCGGACAGTTCACGGGCCATCCGGTGCCCCTGCCCCGCCCACAGGGCCATGCCCTGCGCGTCGCCCGCCCTGGCCGCCGCCTTGCGCAGCGGGGAGGTGAGGTGGTGGACGTCGGGGTACGCGGCGGGCGCGTACGGCCCGTGCTCCCGCATGAAGCGGTTGACCAGGCCGCGCGCGGGGCGGCCGGAGAACGCGCGCGTCAGCTCCGTGCGGACGAAGAGGGGGTTGGTCAGGGACTGCTTGTGCACGGCGTGCGCGCCGGACTCCGGGGTGGCGAGGAACGCGGTACCGAGCTGCGCCGCGTTCGCGCCCGCGGCGAGCGCCGCGGCGATCTGACTGCCGCGCATGATGCCGCCGGCGGCGACGACCGGGATCTGCACGGTCTCGCGGACCTGGGTGATCAGGGAGAGCAGTCCGATCCCCGTGCCGTCCGTCTCCGGGTTGTCGCGGTGGGTGCCCTGGTGACCGCCGGCCTCCACGCCCTGCACGACGACCGCGGCGGCCCCCGCCCGCTGCACCGCGAGGGCCTCCTCGGCCGTGGTCGCGGTGATCATGGTGAGTGTGCCGGCCCGGGCGAAGGAGTCCAGGACGTCACGGGTGGGGCAGCCGAAGTGGAAGGAGACCACCGGCACCGGGTTGTCGAGGAGGACCGCGAGCTTGGCGTCGTAGCCGTCGTCGCGGCCGCTGTCCGGATCGCCGAGCTCCGTCTCGTACCAGGAGGCCTCACCGGCCAGCTGGTGGGCGTACACCTCGACGGTGGCCGGGTCCGCGTACTCGGCCTGCGGCATGAAGAGGTTGACCCCGAAGGGCCGGCTCGTCAGCCCGCGCAACTGCTTGATCTCCTGGTACATGCCGTCGGCGGTCTTGTACCCGGCGGCGAGGAACCCGAGCCCGCCGGCCTCGGACACGGCGGCCGCGAGGTGCGGGACGGAGACGCCGCCCGCCATGGGGGCCTGCACGATCGGGTGAGGGAAGAGATCGGTCAGTGCGGAGGACATGACGGCATGTTGTCACGTCCTCCGAACAAGTCCGAAATCCGGCCTTCCGCCCGCCGTGGGCCGCCGGGGCGGACGGTCCACGGCCCTTTTCCGCCCCCGCCGCCCCTGCCCGTCGTCGTCCGGGTCAGCGGCCGTTGAACGCGTCCTTCAGGCGGGAGAACAGGCCCTGCTGGCCCGGCTGGAACTGCCCGGTCGGACGCTCCTCGCCGCGCAGCAGCGCCAGCTCCCGGAGCACCCGCTCCTGTTCGGCGTCGAGCTTGGTCGGCGTGGTGACCTCGACATGCACGATGAGGTCGCCCCGGCCGCCGCCGCGCAGATGCGTGACGCCGCGCCCGTGCAGCGGGATCGACTGCCCGGACTGCGTGCCGGGCCGGATGTCGACCTCCTCGAGACCGTCGAGGGTCTCCAGCGGCACCTTGGTGCCGAGCGACGCCGCGGTCATCGGGATGGTGACCGTGCAGTGCAGGTCGTCACCGCGGCGCTGGAAGGTCGAGTGCGGCAGTTCGTGGATCTCGACGTAGAGGTCACCGGCGGGACCGCCACCGGGCCCGACCTCGCCCTCGCCCGCGAGCTGGATCCGGGTGCCGTTGTCGACGCCCGCCGGGATCTTCACCGTGAGCGTGCGCCGGGACCGGACCCGCCCGTCGCCCGCGCACTCCGGGCACGGGGTCGGCACGACGGTGCCGAACCCCTGGCACTGCGGGCACGGACGGGACGTCATGACCTGACCCAGGAACGACCGGGTGACCTGGGACACCTCACCGCGTCCGCGGCACATGTCGCAGGTCTGGGCGGAGGTTCCCGGCGCGGCGCCCTCACCGCTGCAGGTGGCGCAGACGACGGCCGTGTCGACCTGGATGTCCTTCGTCGTGCCGAAGGCGGCCTCGTCCAGCTCGATCTCGAGCCGGATCATGGCGTCCTGGCCGCGCCGCGTGCGGGACCGGGGGCCCCGCTGCGACGCCGTGCCGAAGAAGGCGTCCATGATGTCCGAGAAGTTGCCGAAGCCACCGGCGCCGAAGCCGCCGGCGCCCGCGCCGCCCGCCTGGGACAACGGGTCGCCGCCGAGGTCGTAGACCTGCTTCTTCTGCGGGTCCGACAACACCTCGTACGCGGCGTTGATCTCTTTGAACCGCTCCTGCGTCTTCGGATCGGGATTGACGTCCGGATGCAGCTCGCGTGCGAGCCGCCGGAAAGCCTTCTTGATCTCGTCCTGGGACGCGTCGCGGCGCACGCCGAGCACGGCGTAGTAGTCCGTGGCCACTTAAGACTCCGCCAGGATCTGTCCGACGTACCGTGCCACCGCTCGTACCGCTCCCATCGTTCCCGGGTAATCCATGCGGGTCGGTCCGACCACGCCGAGTTTGGCTACTGCCTCGTCGCCCGAACCGTAGCCGACGGAGACCACGGACGTGGAGTTGAGTCCCTCGTACGCGTTCTCGTGACCGATCCGTACGGTCATGCCCGAATCCCCCGCCTCCCCAAGCAACTTGAGGAGCACGACCTGTTCCTCCAGTGCTTCGAGCACCGGTCTGATCGTGAGGGGAAAATCATGTCCGAAGCGGGTCAGGTTCGCGGTGCCGCCGATCATCAGACGCTCCTCGGTCTCCTCGACGAGCGTCTCCAGAAGGGTGGAGAGCACCGTCGCGACGGTACCCCGGTCGTCCGCCTCGAAGGCGTCCGGCAGGTCCTGGACGAGCGGCGGGACGTCCGCGAAGCGGCGGCCCGCGACCCGGCTGTTGAGCCGGGCCCGCAGATCCGCCACGGAGGTCTCCCCGAACGGCGCCGGACAGTCGATCATGCGCTGCTCGACCCGCCCCGTGTCCGTGATCAGGACGAGCATCAGCCGGGCGGGCGCCAGGGACAGCAGCTCCACGTGGCGCACGGTCGATCTGGTCAGCGACGGGTACTGCACG
It encodes:
- a CDS encoding VOC family protein: MELAQVRLLVADFPACYRFYAEVLGLKPQSGAAEGPYEKFSAATGSAGIALQDRAMMARILGELGDSATGHRSLVVLRVDDLDAYCAGVVSRGGVIAHGPAPMTDRMRVAHLKDPEGNLVELQEWLLLRN
- a CDS encoding histidine triad nucleotide-binding protein → MAGEPQDDCLFCKIIAGQIPATVVRESETTLAFRDINPQAPTHVLVIPKVHHPDAASLAAAEPLIAADVLREAGGIAGEEKLDSYRIVFNTGSGAGQTVFHAHAHLLGGRGMQWPPG
- the dnaJ gene encoding molecular chaperone DnaJ, with translation MATDYYAVLGVRRDASQDEIKKAFRRLARELHPDVNPDPKTQERFKEINAAYEVLSDPQKKQVYDLGGDPLSQAGGAGAGGFGAGGFGNFSDIMDAFFGTASQRGPRSRTRRGQDAMIRLEIELDEAAFGTTKDIQVDTAVVCATCSGEGAAPGTSAQTCDMCRGRGEVSQVTRSFLGQVMTSRPCPQCQGFGTVVPTPCPECAGDGRVRSRRTLTVKIPAGVDNGTRIQLAGEGEVGPGGGPAGDLYVEIHELPHSTFQRRGDDLHCTVTIPMTAASLGTKVPLETLDGLEEVDIRPGTQSGQSIPLHGRGVTHLRGGGRGDLIVHVEVTTPTKLDAEQERVLRELALLRGEERPTGQFQPGQQGLFSRLKDAFNGR
- a CDS encoding ribonuclease Z, yielding MSVRELVVLGTASQVPTRHRNHNGYLLRWDGEGLLFDPGEGTQRQMLRAGVAAHDLHRICVTHFHGDHSLGLAGVIQRVNLDRVPHEVTAHFPRSGQSFFDRLRYATAYRETVALTEAPVDTDGVLAATASYTLEARRLSHPVESFGYRLVEPDGRRILPERLAAHGIKGPDVGRIQREGALAGVRLDDVSEVRRGQRFAFVMDTRLCEGVDALAEGCDLLVIESTFLDEDHRLASDHGHLTAGQAARVARDAGVRHLVLTHFSQRYSDPEEFERQARAAGFDGELTVAHDLMRVPVPKRS
- a CDS encoding 16S rRNA (uracil(1498)-N(3))-methyltransferase, with the translated sequence MTAPVFVVDHFDADSAGRYVLDGPEGRHAVSVKRLRSGEEVVLTDGAGRWAQGVVVDAEGKDRLTVRIDSFAEEPPQSPWITVVQALPKGDRGELAVETMTETGVDAIVPWAASRCITQWRGDRGLKALAKWRATAREAGKQSRRVRFPEVADAATTKQVAALLAEADFAAVLHEDREYGSEPLATAELPSSGRIVLVVGPEGGVSPEELDLFAQAGAKAYRLGRSVLRTSTAGTAATALLLGRTGRWS
- a CDS encoding S41 family peptidase, whose protein sequence is MTQSASSVSSGYLRFPHLRGDLVAFTAEDDVWVAPLDGGGRAWRVSADNVPVNHPRISPDGESVAWTSTRDGAPEVHVAPLEGGAARRLTYWGNPRTQVRGWTPDGHVLALSAQGQASLRRSWARAVPLDGGPATTLPYGPVGDVAHGGPGVLLLSAPMGREAAWWKRYRGGTAGKLWIDREGDGEFVRLHEDLDGNLEYPLWAGERLAFLSDHEGVGALYSSLADGSDLRRHTPLDGFYARHAATDGTRVVYASAGELWLLDDLDGAEPRRLDIRLGGQRVDQQPHPVSASRWFSAAAPDHTGRGSAVSVRGSVHWITHRSGPARALATRPGVRARLPRTFRVDGEEHVVWVTDAAGDDALEFAPATGTAPGATPRRLAAGQLGRVLGLAMAPDGSRAAVASHDGRVLLVERETGEVREVDRSTDGDVSGLVFSPDSAWLAWSHPGPRPLRQLKLANTADLSVTEATPLRFRDYAPAFTLDGKHLAFLSARSFDPVYDEHVFDLAFVEGSRPYLITLAATTPSPFGPQRHGRAFEAPESRGAETPDSEGTPATRIDLEGLGDRIVPFPVEAARYSTLRAAKDGLLWLRHPVRGVLGASRATPDDPDPKTELERYDLAQHRIEHLAADADHFAVTGDGKRVLLWTDGKLKLVPSDRRASNDDESDTNITVDLSRIRQTVDPAAEWRQMYDETGRLMRDNFWRPDLGGADWGDVLDRYRPLLDRIATHDDLVDLLWEVQGELGTSHAYVIPRGGWSGGDRAQGLLGADISRHEDGSWRIDRILPSETSDPDARAPLAAPGVAVRAGDAIVQVGGQPVDPVAGPGPLLVGTAGKPVELTVSPSGGGDPRHAVVVPLADEEALRYHAWVADRRAYVHERSGGRLGYLHVPDMVGSGWAQLHRDLRIEVAREGLVVDVRENRGGHTSQLVVEKLARRIVGWDLPRGMRPYSYPEDAPRGPVVAVANEFSGSDGDIVNAAVKALGIGPVVGTRTWGGVIGIDSRYRLVDGTLVTQPKYAFWLEGYGWGVENYGVDPDIEVVQTPQDHAAGRDVQLDEAIRIALAALEENPAKTPPSLPELG
- a CDS encoding nitronate monooxygenase, encoding MSSALTDLFPHPIVQAPMAGGVSVPHLAAAVSEAGGLGFLAAGYKTADGMYQEIKQLRGLTSRPFGVNLFMPQAEYADPATVEVYAHQLAGEASWYETELGDPDSGRDDGYDAKLAVLLDNPVPVVSFHFGCPTRDVLDSFARAGTLTMITATTAEEALAVQRAGAAAVVVQGVEAGGHQGTHRDNPETDGTGIGLLSLITQVRETVQIPVVAAGGIMRGSQIAAALAAGANAAQLGTAFLATPESGAHAVHKQSLTNPLFVRTELTRAFSGRPARGLVNRFMREHGPYAPAAYPDVHHLTSPLRKAAARAGDAQGMALWAGQGHRMARELSAGQLVEVLCAELDAARTALSLPGGAGGAGGTER
- the hrcA gene encoding heat-inducible transcriptional repressor HrcA gives rise to the protein MLSERRLEVLRAIVQDYVGTEEPVGSKALTERHRLGVSPATVRNDMAALEDEGYIAQPHTSAGRIPTDKGYRLFVDKLAGVKPMTGPERRAIQNFLGGAVDLDDVVGRTVRLLAQLTRQVAVVQYPSLTRSTVRHVELLSLAPARLMLVLITDTGRVEQRMIDCPAPFGETSVADLRARLNSRVAGRRFADVPPLVQDLPDAFEADDRGTVATVLSTLLETLVEETEERLMIGGTANLTRFGHDFPLTIRPVLEALEEQVVLLKLLGEAGDSGMTVRIGHENAYEGLNSTSVVSVGYGSGDEAVAKLGVVGPTRMDYPGTMGAVRAVARYVGQILAES